DNA from Salvelinus namaycush isolate Seneca chromosome 6, SaNama_1.0, whole genome shotgun sequence:
taacagactacaaagggaagcacatccgagagctgcccagtgtcACGACcttaccagacaagctaaattacttctatgctcgcttcgaggcaagtaacactgaaacatgcatgagagcaccagctgttccgggcgACTGTGTGATCAGGCTCTCCGcaaccgatgtgagtaagacctttagacaggtcaacattcacaaggccgcagggccagacggattaccaggacatgtactccgagcatgccctgaccaactgccctctccctgtctgagtctgtaatatcaacatgtttcaagcagaccaccatagtctctgtgctcaagaacactaaggtaacctgcctaaacgactaccgacccgtagcactcacatctctagccatgaattgctttgaaaggctgaaaccctaggcccactccaatttgcacactgccccaacagatccacagatgatgcaatctctattgcactccatactgccctttcacacttgaacaaaaggaacacctatgtgagaatgctattcaatgactacagctcagcgtttaacaccatagtgccctcaaagctcatcactaagctaaggaccctgggactaaacacctccctctgcaactggatcctggacttcctgacgggccgcccccaggtggttagGGTTGGTTAACAACACATTCtccaagctgatcctcaacacggggacctctcagggtgcgtgctcagtccccccctgtactccgttcactcatgactgcacggccaggcatgactccaacaccatcattcagtttgccgatgacacaacagtcctcctgatcaccgacaacgatgagacagcctgaaGGGGGAGGTCAGAGAcgtgaccatgtggtgcaaggacaacaacctctccctcaacacgatcaagactaaggagatgattgtggactacaggaaaaggaggaccgagcatgccacCATTCTCAtctacggggctgtagtggagcaagttgaaagcttcaagttccttggcgtccaaatcaccaacaaactaacattgtccaagcacaccaagataatcgtgaagagggcacgacaaaacctattccccctcaggagactgaaaagatttggtgtgggttctcagatcctcaaaaggttctacagctgcaccatcgagagcatcctgacgggttgcatcactgcctagtattgtaactgcttggcctccgactgcaaggtactacagagggtagtgcgtacggcccagtacatcacaggggccaagcttcctgccatccaggacctctatactagacagtgtcagaggaaggccctaaaaattgtcaaagaccccagccaccctagtcatagactgttctctctgctaccgcacggcaagctgtctaggtccaagaggcttctaaacagcttctacccccaagccataagactcctgaacatctaatcaaatggctaccctgactatttgcattgccccctcttttacgctgctgatactctctgttattatctatgaatagtcactttaataactatacctacatgtacatattacctcaattaaatcaaatcaatcaaatcaaattttatttgtcacatacacatggttagcagatgttaatgcaagtgtagcgaaatgcttgttcttctagttccgacaatgcagtaataaccaacgagtaatctaacctaacaattccacaactactaccttatacacacaagtgtaaagcgataaagaatatgtacataaagatatatgaatgagtgatggtacagaacggcataggaaagatgcagtagatggtatagagtacagtatatacatatgagatgagtaatgtagggtatataaacataaagtggcatagttcaaagtggctagtgatacatgtattacataaagatggcaagatgcagtagatgatatagagtacagtatatacatatgagatgagtaatgtagggtatgtaaacattatattaagtggcattgtttaaagtggctagtgatacatttttacataaatttccatcaattcccattattaaagtggctggagttgagtcagtatgttggcagcggccactaaattaccttgactaaccggtgccaccgcacattgattatgtaccggtaccccctgtatatagccgcactattgttattttactgttgctctttaattataatttttttaggcgtttttcttaaaactgcattgttggttaagggcttgtaagtaagcatttcactgtaaggtctacacctgttgtattcggcgcatgtgacacatacaattttatttgttctggggaactactgtaagcttcataatgtaaaataatgtgacagatGAAATGAAAAACGCAATCTCCATTATCTCCTAATGTATTGCAAAAGTTGACTGCAAGTATTAATTTAAAGTTAGCTGCAAATAttcttatatttaaaaaaattcaagAAATAATTTAGACGGCTTTGAAAAAATATCTtgtggctttttccaaatacccctgtatacggtataccgcccaagcctagagGCAATAatgcgttagctagctagcagctacctCATGGCTAAGGCACGCTGTAGCTAGCACAGTGCTAGCCGGAGGGAACCACGTGGTGGCAGTTCGACTTCGGGTAGGTATTCTCCCACGACCGTAGAGCCGCGAGGCTAACCAGTCGGTCTAGTTAACACAAACATGTAAACCAAGGTTAAACTAGACGAGAGAAGGGAGCTAGCAATATTACCGTGTTGCAGGTAGTGATGCTGGTGTGGTTAGCTTGCTTTCCAGCGAGCTAACCAGGTTAGCTTAAGCCTTGTGGAGTGAGCTCGCCCTTTGTTAGTGTGGTTAGCTAGCTTtccagctagctagccaggttAGCTAATGTCTTGCGGCGTAGCTAGCTGTGTAACGTTAGCTACCACCGGAGACTGAGGAGTAGAAAATGTATTCTACTCGAAGCAAAACTTTCCTTACAGTCAGTACTCAACACTATTGACGGAAGCTGATCGTCCTATGTTCGGCAGCGTTAACCTCGCAATTTGCCTGAGAACAGTTCAGTAGGAAGACAGGGATCTAGTCGTGCTGAGGGTAGTGGTCTCTTCCGCAAGGAAGAGAGGCGAGAATGACTAGCGGGCAGACATCCAAGAGATGTGATCCACTGAGCCAATCACATTGTGAGATATCGTATTTGAAATATAACTGTAAATtgctttgtgacaactgctgatgtgaAAAGGGATTTGTAAAATaacattgattgattgaaataGTGTCTTACCTGGTTCTGTTGTCTCTCCTGGTGGCTCTTGGCTTCCAGGCTGCGTCTGCGGCCCCACTCCCTCAGCCCATCCTGTGCCTCACGAGTCAGACCTCCTGGGGGGACTTGGTCCCCCTCCGCCTCTGGGCTCTGGATCAGACACAGGCTGGCATAGACGCTGGTCAGGTAGTACCCACCTAGGAGACGGGGTGGGGgcacagagcacagagcacagcGAAATGTCAATACAGTGACTTTGAATGCCATCTAAATATCCATTCACCCACATATGTCTTCATTATCCCCCATGTTATTTTAAAGGTGGAGGGGTGTATGAGGGAAAGGGTTGTAGTGGGTGTAGTTCATAGTGGGTGTAGTTCATAATGGTACCCTCTCCTTTGGGGTAGAAGTAATGTGTGTggcaacactttattttaatggTCTGTAAAAAACATATATTAATTATTACTCCCACATTtataaaccatttactaatcaAAGTAAAGCATTTTTACAGTCCCTAATCTAAAGTGAGTGCTatttaaccttaacccttccctaaccttaaacctaaatgGTGTGCAATCTTTTTGTTAATGCCTTATGAATGGTTTATAATGAAGCGTTAAAATAAAGTGTAACCAGGTGTGTATTGTGGGGTGTAGTGCATAAAAGGGTGGAGTAAGTGTGTGGTCTGTATCATCTCCCCTAGGGGTGTAGTTAGAGATATAGGTGGATTGAAGGTGGACAGGGTGTAGGCTATAAAGGGTGTAGTAGGGGTGTAGTGCGTACCCTCCCCAGTGAGCCAGGAGGGCTCCAGCAGCTCCATCATGTACTCCACCTCCAGTAGGATCTGAGGTGTGTTACACATCACTATCACATAGGACAGCGCCGGCAGGAAGTCCGCCGAGCTCACTTCCTGTCCTGGGAGCATGAAGAGGATGGCAAGACAGCTTTAACAGTTAATTGATTGATTATGACAGTGGATAACAGCTCCTAGTTTATAACAGTCACATCAATTGTGTTattaaaatgtttatatttataATAGATAATGACTGGCTTTAGCTACTTTATATTAAATCAAGCAAAGTGAAGGCCCACTCACCACCGTCGTGGAGGGCCCCCATGGCTTTCTGGACCGCCTTGCACATCTGCAGAAGCAGCAGCATCTTGTCTATGGGCGAGTGGGTGCGCTGCATGAGAGCCAGCTTCTGCCTCACCCTCTCCACGCCACGGGTGTCGGGCACGCCCACAAGCACCCCAAGGTGCTCCATCGCCCCCTCTTGGCAGTCCAGGAGACTGCAGGCCAGGCGCTTGGTGGAGCCGTCCTGtctgtggagggagaggagggcctGGCCAAGCAGCACCCTCAGAGGCTTCAGCACACAGCCAAACATGGCCTTCTCCAGGGCTAAGTCTGCATGggggaaaacacacacatacgtcggtaggcacgcacacacagatgcatgcatgagcaaacacaaacaaacgcaagtgcacatagacgcacacacacacacactagcagtTAAAGATTGAGGAAACACATTGTATAAAGTTACACTTTATTTCTGAGCACAAACTCTTATCTCAAACATCTCAAAGTACCAGTTATATATACACATACCCCTACACACACCAACCACTTTACAGAGGAAATTATTCTTCATTACTGAGGGACTGGGGGAAGTGGCGGTATACAGGCTTGCCTGACTAGGCTGACATTGTCCAACACACATAAAGCTAACTTCAGCTCTACATCAATACCCAGCCCCCGTCTTCCCTCGATCTCTTCCTCtattcctctgtctccctccctttctctctttctacctttctgttcctctccctctcgctccctcccgaGCCACTGAGAATCGTGCTGCTCTTCAAGTGCGCGTGGGACTGCGATATCTTTTTATGATAAACGATGAGTGAGGGAAAAAAATGCAAATGCCTCCACCGacgcaatgtgtgtgtgtgtgtgtctgcgcaaATCGTAGCAACGGTGGACTAAAATCAGCAGAGTCTGCTCCACTCTCTCCAAAAGCCTCAACACTCACTGCTCAACCAGGCAACAGTgtatcacacacatacaccaaccaTAGTCCCCCCCCCTGAAATCTCAATGAACGTATGCCCTATATCTCCTATCCAGCAACATACTTTTTGGCTGGCTCAATGTAGATGGGTTTCTCTGGCGTGGCTAGCAAAGCTTTTAAAATCCTAGTGACAATATGAACTCCACTGGATGAAGAGCTACCCCTACGCACTAGCATTGTGGTGATAATGCCTTTTCACTAAAATCCTCTGCGGACAGTCTACTCCACGTCTCATCGAAAGCTAGTCTGTTGTTTCCATAGACAGAATTATCTCTCTGTCACCGTCTCCTCTGTGTAATGGTGGGTTTACTGTGCATTATTATGTATCCTGTAAATCCAATGGACAGTATCTGATTGACAATCTGCTTACATCTAATAACATTTGTGTTCTTGTCATCTATTATGTGACACCTCTGTACCGCTCTCAATCTCATGATGACCAAAGTAGTGGTTGGAACTTAAGACAGCTGAAGTTGAAAAAGGTACCTTTCTCATTGTCAGGCACCAGGGTCTCTAGGGGGGGTGACAGCTCTCCGCTGTCCAGCAGGAAGCAATTGGCCTGGGACAGGAAGCGCCGCAGTCCCCGGAGCACCCCCACGGAGGTCGTCGATGAGAAAGACGATGATGAGGATGCAGCCTGCGCCAGGAcctctctcagctcctctctctgtctctggatgAACTCCTGGACCAGGGAACCAAACGCAgacctccagagagagagagtttatacCAAAAACGTTACGATGCATTTACACAAGGGTACACAATTCCACAGCAGTTCTATCGACCAATATCACTGAATTTTCTGAAATGTTTACAATGCGACGTAAATTTATGTAAATAAATAGACAATTTGAATGCTCAAATGCGCTAATATGGCATCCAGACAATGTAAAAGAGGGGGGCCAACCTCCGATCCCTGGACAGCTCCTCCACCAGCCTGGCGAGCCTCTTCTCTGGAGCGAAGAAACACACAAACGCCGCACTCATCCTGTGCAGGCCTCCGTGGCCCCCCCGTGAGCGCACCATGGGCGGGCGGTGCTGGGGGTTGTGGTTTGGTTGTTTAAAGAACTGGTCCTCTGGTTCTGGTTCCTCTTCCTCCAGGCTGCTGAATGAGCTGCTGCTGTCCAGTTCGGCCAGAGAGGGGGCCGGGCGGCCCTCCAAGGCCAGGCACGCCACCTCGATGCTGGGCTCCTCTGGAGCAGGAaggtcctcctctacctccaccaccGGAGGTTCTGTTGGAGCCTGGGGAGAGATGGCGTCAAGGTCATATCATCATTCGATGCATCAATTTGTCAGTGTGATGAGTGTGTGAATGTAAGTTTGTGTCAATaaaggagaaaaagagagtgagacGAAAGAAAAGAGATAAAGGAAGACAGAGGAATATGgaaagagaagagacagagagagatatatctCATCAAGTTACCTTTACCGGTGGCGGTACATTTATTGGCACGAGATCCTCATCCTCTGCCGACGTCGGGGACAGTGCAGGGGTCCTCCTCAGGACGCCAGCCCCAGGATGGATCTTCCTGTGTGGGTTGGGACTGGGCTGGAGCCTCTCCTGGTCCTGGGGGTCTTCTGGGACTGAGGAAGGGAACGACCCAGCCCCCCCACCACCAGACAGAGTCATGGAGCTCTCGGTGGAGACACGGACCCTCATACTGCGTTTGAAGCGGTGGCGTTTGTGTGACGCCACCTGGGTtggctgctgttgctgctgctgctggggagggggggggatcaAAGTTAGACATAACAACTGATTCAGGATCATATCTTTGTTCACTCACCTaatggttatggttaggattGGTGGTAGGGgtacactgatcctagatctgtggttaaaggtagactctgcaAGATGACACCATCCTAAACAATGGGCTGGCTGACTTGCCACTTACAGCCATTTTGTTGTCTATGAGTTTGAACTTCAAGCTGGAGGAAGGCAAGTAAACTGATTCAGGGTCAGAaataattcccccccccccccaatagttATGGTTAGGAATTACCTCCACCTGTAGGAAGAGTGGGTTGATGAAGCAGAGAGACTCCTGTCTGCCGCAGGACAGCAAGTAACACAGGTCCTGGGACAGACCTGCCTTGACCTGGGTGGCACTGATGGGTGGAGCCTTGGTGGTGCTGGGTGGGGCCTTAATGATGGTGGGTGGAGCCTGCCACCCTGGTCCATTCTGGGTGTCAGACAGGGGACACCAGAACTCTGTTGGGATGTGGGGAAAACAAGAAGTAGAAAGACAATGCAGTCTGGTTCCGATTCTGGTACTGAACGTTTCCATAGTTTAGTGTTCAGAGGATATGTCAGTGATTAACGCCATAAAGAGATAGATATTGAAGTGCTTTGAAGACCATATCCTACTGTGGTGGACATTTAGACCTAGTCCAGAAAACCAGCCCTAGACACTTTCATCCACAGTCTAATGTAATGCTACACTATAGATCCGTCGAATGAATCCCTACCTAATCCCATATGAGAGATGGCCTCCAGCTTTCTGTGGGAAGAGGCCTGAGCAATGGCTTCTGGGAGCTCCAAAGGGAAAGGCAGCACATCTCtggagacaacacacacacatagttatTTAGGATCAAATGATATGGTGGTTCCCAAGACATAGTGGGCTGGAACAGCATGTGGGTGCCCTGTTTTGTAATGGGAGTGTCATTACAGAGTATTTTAGTCAGTCGACAAAACAGACCAAAGCAGTGGCAGTGTTATTGACAGGTACACAGGTGTAAAGGTAGTGCTAATCACCTGCTGATGCAGTAGAAGGCCACCAATCGGCAGAGGTCTGGGAAGCTGAGGGAGGAGTTCTCCAGGGCGAAGGCTGGTGATAGGACAGAGAGTTTAAAACGAATCACAGCGTTGTAACATTTGGCAGCATTCTTCATTGTTCATGTGTTTCATTGTTAGTTTAGGAGGAGTGTTTCttaactccagtcctcgagtaccCTCAACAGTACACATGTTTACTGTAGccccggacaagcacacctgattcaactaatcatcaagcccttgagtTGAATCAGGTGCGTTTATCCTGGGCTAAAATCAAAACGTGTACTGTTGGAAGTACTTCAGGACCggagtttagtgtgtgtgttgactTTGATGTACACATGGTACTCACTTGAGTCCTCCTCACATATGAGACACTCCTTGATGGAGGACGCTGCCCTGTCAGGTGTCACTCGGACACACAACATCTTCCTCTGGCTGGAGCTGCATTTACGCACCAGGAACGTCTACAGGGGCCATCCATAAACATTGGCAAAGAGAACAATAATTATGTACCTAATCAAAATGCCTTTATTTGaatggcatgttcaatggaaacaaagaTTTGAAAACTCACAaggcgtttcggctgcatggcgtTACATTTTGTTcccattgaacatgccatacaaataaaggcattttaattaattatatgaagagtgccttggacCTCCTTTCTTTTTGGTGACCAATTGACACTTTTTTACCAATGAGAACCTTCTGTTTCCAAAGACCTACTATTGTGTACATTagcagcgcttcccttcctccctttTTACTACCAATAATGACCGTTAAACAAGTACTGTTGTAAATGTTCGATAAGTGCTGTCAATAGTAAGTAAGTAACAGTAAGTCATGGCTGAAGTTGGATTTTATGAGGGTGCTTTGTGAACGTTACAGTAAGTTCCTGAATATCTTGTATACTACTCCATTGGAAAGCTATACTAAATTGAACAGATGCTGTTCACCTGAGAGTGAGGGTTAGTTCATTAATTGATGGAATGATCTGATTGGCTCTCCTCACCCCGACAGGTTCTCTGAGCAAGATGTAGAGGGCGGAGTCAGCGTTGATTGACAGCTGCAGCCAGATagggtgtgtgtggaggaggCGGTCCAACACACTGAAACTCCTCTGGGAGCCCAGGTCCCCCTGCATCTAAATAGAACACAGGAAGGGTTTTATGTATCTCTCTtgtttccccctctccctctcaaaACTGCAGGGTGGATGTCACAGTGGTGACATTGTGTGGGCTGCCGAAGAGCATTGCGAGCGTAGCAGCAGATGGTTGCCTTGGTTACCGAGGCCTACACATCCTACCAGGCATTCCCGCTCAGTAACAGCACCCCTCTCTTCCAACACGcggagacacacacaacacacgcaagcgcacacaaacacacaaaacactTCCAACACATACCCCTCCAGGAGTGCATGGAAACTACTGACAAGGTGAAGAGTCTTCGGTATATTTCTAGAAAGTACCATGACTTTCCACTGTTGCAAGTGTATTTATACCCTTTGTTTTATTGGCAATTCCTCTCTACTGGTAAACACAGCATCCTCATCCCTCGTATCGTAGAGAAAGGTGAGATGTAATTCTGAACAGGAAGGAGCCTTTTGTTATTGTTTTCTTTTACGACTTGATGATGATAACATTAGTCATTATAGGAGTCAGCCACGTAGGGGAAATCACTTAGAAACAAGGAGGATAACACGTTCATGTTGTCTAATTACTACATCACAGCAGATTTAACACTTCAAAAGCCTTCTCGTCCTTTTCTGTGAGAGATACAATATTTTCCAGTACGAGTGTAAGTCTCATAATGCATTAAACGCCATTATCAGCCGGAGGCATAATTGAGAAAACTCTCAGTCTCTATATTATCATTCAATCTGAAGGGCTCAATTCCCTGGTCTTTACAAACTGATTTAACATGGTAATATAGTAACACAAGTGACACACATCCTGTGTCCTCTATGACTAACATAAACAACCTCCCACCTCAAGTGAGTGTGCAGGGCAGTGTAGGGGTCAACCATACCACCCAAAGCaaggccgacacacacacacacacacacacacacacacacacacacacacacacaacgccaAAGGCGAGAGATAAACCATGCTGGTTACTTCCAGGTCCCACTTACATAAAACACAACACGGCCCCCcgcccctccacacacacacacacacacacacacacgtaatgcCCAGAGAGGGAGcaagggaagagagaaagagagaaagaaggagaggctCATATGCAATATCCTAAATCTACTAGTAGGATGTAATTGATTTGTGTTGTTTGTCATGTATTCTTACAGACTTGAAAAGGTAAACATGTATTATGGTCTTAAAAGAAAAATCCactcaaaaaaatatatttttgtattttcttttcaTTAATCCACATAATATATTCTCAAAAtcttttgcatgtcagcagtcaagtgaggtggcacacaattggcccatcatatgatgcaaagtacatcatcatgatgatgtggcaaGTGACACTTTGCTCCTTGAAAAtcctatatcttgaaaacttgactgctgacatgcaaaacattttgggactgtataaaaaaatatttttaatatttttcctTTAATAGGTCAACTACCGCCTCTCGAgcggtgcagcggtctaaggcactgcatcgcagtgtttgaggcgtcattacagacccgggtttgatcctgggctgtgtcgtgaccgggagacccatgaggtggcgcataattggcccagtgtagtccgggttaggggagggatgtccttgtcccatcgcgctctagcgactcctggcgggccaggcgcatgcacgctgacacggtcaccagttgtatggtgtttcctctgacacattagtgcggctggcttccgggttaagtgagcagtgtgtcaagaagcagtgcggcttggctgggttgtgttttggaggacgcatggctctcgaccttcgcctctcctgagtccatatgggagcgatgggacaagactaactaccaattggatatcccGAAAAAggggtcaaataaataaataataataaataacatacaaaaatataaataaggAAACTGCCCTTGAAAAACAAATTTTCGGATCGATATGAtacatttattctagtgtcaaaatttactacaaagtgtaaataggataattttgtcCAAAACTGTGGTAGCTATTGAGGCTACCTGCTACTTATTAAACAAAGTAAGTTAGCTAAATGTATTTAGAAAAGAGACACATAAACCCATAATATATTTATCCAGTGCTGTTAATCACAATTTTAAATGTTCCCTAACTCCACCTCCAACTGACAGAGCAgcaatttaaaacatttttcaGATGAAGGAGAAGAACAGCTGTCAGCGCCCAAAATCTTTCTCATGGATAACAGCATTTTATTTCATTATATAATCATAacatttattttaaatatgtttttcCCCTGACGGGTGACAGAGGAGGAAGATATTTTCCTCAACTGCCTACAAGCAAGAGTTTTCACCGAGCTAGCTAacacagctagttagctagctagctcctttAGCTTGCCACCACAATATGCAGAGTGACTGACCAAGGTAAGAATTATTTTGGAAATTAAAGCTCTGACTTAATGTCATGTATGTgttagatatacagttgaagccggaagtttacatacacttaggttggagtcattaaaacttgtttttcaaccactccacaaatttcttgtcaacaaactatagttttggcaagtcggttaggacatctattttgtgcatgacacaagtaatttttccaacaattgctcaCAGatcacagattatttcactgtatcacaattccagtgggtcagaagtttacatacactaagttgactgtgccttttaacagcttggaaaattgcagaaaattatgtcatggctttagaagcttctgataggctaattgacataatgagtcaattgaaggtgtacctgtcgatgtatttcaaggcctaccttcaaactcagtgcctctttgcttgacatcatgggaaaatcaaaagaaatcagccaagacctccacaagtctggttcatccttgggagcaatttccaaaagcctcaaggtaccatgttcatctgtacaaacaatagtacgcaagtataaacaccatgggaccacgcagccgtcataccgctcaggaaggagacgcgttctatctcctagagatgaacgtactttggtgcgagaagtgcaaatcaatcccagaacagcaaaggatcttgtgaagatgctagaggaaacaggtacaaaagtatctatatccacagtaaaattagtcctatatcaacataacctgataggccgcacagcaaggaagaagccactgctccaaaaccgccataaaaaagccagactacggtttgcaactgcacatggggacaaaaaaacgtactttttggagaaatgtcctctggtctgatgaaacaaaaatagaactgtttggccataatgaccatcgttatgtttggaggaaaaagtgggtggcttgcaagccgaagaacaccatcccaactgtgaagcacgggggtggcagcatcatgttgtgggggtgctttgctgcaggagggactggtgcccttcacaaaatagatggcaacatgagggaggaaaattatgtggatatattaaagcaacatctcaagacatcagtcaggaagttaaagtttggtcgcaaatggatcttccaaatggacaatgaccccaagcatacttccaaagttgtggcaaaatggcttaaggacaacaaagtaaaggtattggagaggccatcacaaagccctgacctcaatcctatagaaaatttgtgggtagaactgaaaaatcATGCGTGAGAAAgatggcctacaaacctgactcagttacaccagctctgtcaggaggaatgggccaaaattcacccaacttattgtgggaagcttgtggaaggctacccgaaacgtttgaccaaaattaaacaatttaaaggcaatgctaccaaataccaattgagtgtatgtaaacttctgacgcactgggaatgtgatgaaagaaatagaagctgaaataaatcattctctctactattattctgacatttcacattcttaaaataaagtggtgatcctaa
Protein-coding regions in this window:
- the si:ch211-168d1.3 gene encoding ras and Rab interactor 3; translation: MQGDLGSQRSFSVLDRLLHTHPIWLQLSINADSALYILLREPVGTFLVRKCSSSQRKMLCVRVTPDRAASSIKECLICEEDSTFALENSSLSFPDLCRLVAFYCISRDVLPFPLELPEAIAQASSHRKLEAISHMGLEFWCPLSDTQNGPGWQAPPTIIKAPPSTTKAPPISATQVKAGLSQDLCYLLSCGRQESLCFINPLFLQVEQQQQQQPTQVASHKRHRFKRSMRVRVSTESSMTLSGGGGAGSFPSSVPEDPQDQERLQPSPNPHRKIHPGAGVLRRTPALSPTSAEDEDLVPINVPPPVKAPTEPPVVEVEEDLPAPEEPSIEVACLALEGRPAPSLAELDSSSSFSSLEEEEPEPEDQFFKQPNHNPQHRPPMVRSRGGHGGLHRMSAAFVCFFAPEKRLARLVEELSRDRRSAFGSLVQEFIQRQREELREVLAQAASSSSSFSSTTSVGVLRGLRRFLSQANCFLLDSGELSPPLETLVPDNEKDLALEKAMFGCVLKPLRVLLGQALLSLHRQDGSTKRLACSLLDCQEGAMEHLGVLVGVPDTRGVERVRQKLALMQRTHSPIDKMLLLLQMCKAVQKAMGALHDGGQEVSSADFLPALSYVIVMCNTPQILLEVEYMMELLEPSWLTGEGGYYLTSVYASLCLIQSPEAEGDQVPPGGLTREAQDGLREWGRRRSLEAKSHQERQQNQRCVRVLFQDGGRSAVRTLQWRAGESSEALAQLCASTFAVSEPQDYTLYWRSGGEMRTLPTQAQPKDLASHSEGGPSLSYLRTDHDFSKMRRLTRGGAVDLGESMCEE